A window of Littorina saxatilis isolate snail1 linkage group LG7, US_GU_Lsax_2.0, whole genome shotgun sequence contains these coding sequences:
- the LOC138971233 gene encoding elongator complex protein 4-like: MAVSTSFNKRVKAKIRHIPGTKPSLYNNQLLVSTGIPSLDAVLGGGLAVGTVLLVEEDLHATYAQLMVKYFLAEGVVSGHALSAASADIDPDQLIQDLPAPIDDVPSRATTTSTEQTEAASQGSGDADNKMSIAWRYQNQPKVQPAPTAQFGHYYNLTKRMEAEKVNGAGIDCLSFTDLLAYEREQPSSPPYTSCRYKCVLHKIRKRIEDGKFSTAVKSGQHNILRIAIHSLGSPLWGDGGSLHNHGEDNQVSLLQFLLALRATLRTAFSVCLLTVPSHLFQDAGTVKRVERLCDTVLRLESFAGSGKAKNPAFRDYTGLLHLIKLPCLNEFVSRMPETLDLAFRVRRKKFTIEKLHLPPELSDTASREQDDPVPSLRPSLGCSSSATRSSKLDF; this comes from the exons ATGGCGGTGTCCACGAGTTTCAACAAACGTGTGAAAGCAAAAATCCGACATATACCCGGAACAAAGCCATCTCTCTACAATAATCAGCTATTAGTCTCTACAGGAATTCCATCTTTGGATGCTGTTCTCG GAGGCGGCTTGGCTGTTGGAACAGTGCTTCTAGTAG AGGAGGACCTCCATGCGACGTATGCTCAGCTGATGGTGAAGTACTTTTTGGCCGAGGGAGTTGTAAGCGGCCATGCCCTTTCTGCTGCCAGTGCAGACATAGATCCTGATCAGTTGATTCAG GATCTGCCAGCACCGATAGACGATGTACCCAGTAGAGCTACCACTACCAGCACTGAGCAGACCGAGGCTGCATCACAGGGCTCTGGGGATGCTGACAATAAAATGTCCATAGCCTGGCGATACCAGAATCAGCCCAAAGTGCAG CCTGCTCCAACTGCCCAGTTTGGACATTACTATAACTTAACCAAACGCATGGAAGCGGAGAAAGTCAATGGTGCGGGTATAGACTGCCTCAGTTTCACCGACCTCCTGGCCTATGAGCGTGAACA ACCAAGTTCACCGCCATATACCAGTTGTCGATACAAATGTGTCCTGCATAAGATTAGAAAGCGGATAGAAGATGGAAAATTCAGCACTGCCGTCAAAAGTGGTCAACATAATATTTTGAGGATAG CAATCCACAGTTTAGGATCGCCATTGTGGGGAGATGGTGGCAGCTTGCATAATCACGGTGAGGACAACCAAGTGTCACTCTTGCAGTTTCTCTTGGCTCTGAGGGCTACACTACGCACagctttctctgtgtgtctgctaACTGTACCCTCACATCTCTTCCAG GACGCTGGCACAGTGAAGCGTGTGGAGAGGCTGTGTGACACAGTGCTGAGACTGGAGAGTTTTGCAGGATCAGGGAAAGCCAAAAATCCTGCCTTCAGAGATTACACTG GCCTCCTTCATCTTATCAAGCTGCCATGCCTGAATGAGTTTGTTTCGCGCATGCCTGAAACACTAGACCTTGCCTTCCGTGTACGCCGCAAGAAATTTACCATTGAG aAACTTCACCTCCCCCCAGAGTTGTCTGACACAGCAAGCAGGGAGCAGGATGACCCTGTGCCGTCCCTTCGACCTTCCCTAGGCTGTTCTTCATCGGCAACAAGGTCATCAAAACTGGATTTCTGA